In Tenacibaculum sp. 190524A02b, the genomic stretch GATTCTTCATGGTACTTCAACAAAATGTATATTTTAGCATCTAAATCTTGAATTTCAAGAGCAGAATATTTACTTAACGGGCTTTTGTCATCTATTTCATGAACAATAGTCCATACAGTAGGTAAATACATTATTTTGTCACGTTCCAGATTTAATCGGTAGTAGTTACGATTGTAGTTTCCAGTTTCATCTTTTTCATTTACAGATAAGGTAACTGTAATTTCAGGCTCAATCATTACCGTTTTTCTATTATTCATTAAACGAAACATAATAGCCTGCCCTTCTTTAAAATCTCTTAAAATTAAGTTACTACTAAAACGAATAGCGGCTTTGGGTTTAGAAAACCGACCATACAAAAGCCCAGTAATAAAAGAAAAACAAAGCAATCCTATTAATGCTTCAAAAGCAGCAATTATGTTGGCTGATATTCCTTGCGGAGCAATACCACCATACCCAACAGTGGTTAATGTTTGTGCACTAAAGAAAAAACCATTTAAAAAGTCATCAAAAAAGTTACCTTTAGAAGGAGTGATTTCTTCTATACCAATCAGTGTATAAATAAACCCAAAAAGAATATTTAATAATACGTAACCAAGAAATACAAAAAAGAAGAATCGATACCAAGATAGATTGATAAAATAGGTATACAAATCATCAATATTAAATCTTTTATTAACATGAATTACATTAGAGCTACCATCTCTATTAATCATCCCCCGGATGTTTTTATGAGATTTGTATCCAAACCCTGGGTCTTTTGCCTTTTTTGCCATACTACGTTATTTCGCACTAAAAATACAAAACCCATTTAAAAGTTGTACTTTCTATAGGGTATGATGTTAAAGATTATTTGATGCGTTCTAACCAGTGTTTATTGAAGTTTTTATAGGCTATATCATTAAACAAAGTTTTCAGTTGGATTGGCTCTCCAATTAAACAACCAGAACAAGTGTACACTAAGCCTGCTGAGTTTTTAATTTTTGAAATTAACTTTTTAGTATTGAGAGTTAATTTATAATAACCAAGTTTATTAAGCTTTTCCAATGATATAACAGCTAAGTATTGTTCAGCATTAATTTTAGAATGTAACATGTTAGTTATTTTATGATACTTCTTTTTTTTCAATATCCTGTCTATTTTTTTTACAGGAATAGTTGGTTGTCCTAAAAAATAACAGGCAAAACCAACACTGTTTTGTTCATTATATTTTTCTTGAGATTGTATATTGAATGAAAGAAAAAAAAGTAAAGCTAATAATATGTTTTTTTTCATAATAATTTAAATAATTATAAGCGTTAAAAATACAAAACCGACTCTAAAAAGAATCGGTTTGTAATAATTAAGGATAGTTTTATATTAGTTTTTAATAGGTAAAAAACTATAATTTTTTGAATAGAAATACATTTGTTCTTCAAAAGTATTTGGTTGTACTATTTTAATATTAGTAATAGTTCCATTCTCATCTTTAACTGGCGTTAATACAGGGTTTACAAAACCACTATACGGAGCAGATTTAAATTGTGAATTTCTCTCTAAAACTTCTTTATGTAGTTGTTGATCCACTTTTACACCATAGCCCTCTACTAAAGCTTTAGCAGCTTCAAAGTCACCTTCAGATTTTATTCTTTGTGTTTCTTTTAATAAACGACCAAAAATTTCACGAAGCTTTCCGTAATCATTTACATTATAGTAAGTTTTACCATCTTTAGTAACCTTTTCAATTACATTTTCTTTTTTACCTTGCTCAAAAGACCAAGAAGATACCCATTGGCGGTTTACCATATGATCTTCTTCAATGTCATCTCCTAAATTAATTCTGATTAATTGCGTCATTAAACCATTTCTGATATAACCATCATAAGCAGCTTCACCAACTTTTTGCCAATTGTCAACCAGTCCAAGTTCTTGTAATTTAGGATCCATTAAATAATAAAGCCCAACTAAATCAGCTCTACCTTCTTCCATAGTAGAAGCATAGTTTTTTAATGTTTCTTTTGGTTGACCAATACCTTTATTTATTTGTCCAGAAGCATGCCCAATAACCTCATGTAAAGCTGTGTGTAATTTGTCAGCTAACTTTCCATATTTGATTTCTAAATCAATTTCTTCAGCATCGTAAGCAAATTCTTTTAAACGTCCAGTTCCACCAGCGTTGTTATAAGCACCAATAATATTTCCTAAAGAAACAGATTTAGAACCATGCTGTTGACGAATCCAATTATTATTTGGTAAGTTAACTCCAATTGGAGTAGAAGGAGAGGCATCTCCAGCTTCTCCAGCAACATTCACTGTTTTGTAAGAAACACCTACTACATTTTGTTTTTTATGAGCAGAATCTAAAGGAGAATTATCCTCAAACCATTGCGCATTGTCAGATAAAACTTTCATTTTCTTAGACATATCAAAATCTTTGATTTGGACTATAGTTTCATATGAACCTCTGTAACCTTTAGGATCATTATATACTTCTATAAAACCATTAATCCAATCAATATTTCCTTTAGTAGAAGTAACCCAAGAAATTGCGTATGCATCCCAAGTATCTAAGCTACCAGTTTTGTAATAGTCAATTAACAAACCTAGTGTTTTAGCTTGTGCCTCGTTTTCAGCAACTTCTTTCGCCTTTTCTAACCAAAAAATAATTTTATCAATAGCTTGGCCATACATTCCGCCAGATTTCCATACTTTTTCTACTAATTGTCCGTTTTCACGAACTAATTTAGAGTTTAAACCAGCTTCTACAGGTTTACCTTCTGGACCTTTATAGGCTTTAGCATAGAAGTTTTCAACATCTTTACTTGTAATATCTGGTCCGTAAAAGTTGACAGCGGAAGCTAATACATTATCAACACCAGCTTTTTTGTTTACTTTCTTGGCATCTTTATCGTTAAAAATAACCTCTAAAGCGGCTGGAGATAATTCAGTACTCGTTTGTTTTAATAGTCCTTCTAAATATTCTTTAGTAAATTCAGGTTTAATTTTGTCATTAGAGTAATGGTGATGAATACCGTTAGAAAACCACACTCTTTTTAAATAGGTGGTAAAAGCAAGATATTCATTTGTGTTTTTGTCACCAGAAAAATTAGTATTTATGTTTTCTAAGGCTTTTCTAATTTCAAGATTGTGACGATAGTTTTGATCCCACATTATGTCTCTACCAGATAAACCTGCCTGAGTTAAGTAATAAACTAATTTTTTTTCTTTTAAAGATAATTCATTAAAACCAGGAATTTGATAGCGTAATACCTTGATGTCAGCAAATTGTTCTACAACATAAGAAAACTCCTTTTGAGTAGTTTTTTTCTCAGTTACCGTAGCTTCTTTTTTAGTGTCAACTCTGCAAGAAGTTAATATTCCAGCAGAAGCCACAATGCAAAGCGCATGTTTTAAGTTCATGTATGTACTATTTGAGTTAAATTTAGAAGGTAAAAGTACAAAAATGAAGGAATCTTATGCAGGCATAGTAAAATTAAGTCTTTAGCTATAAATCTATGATTAAACTTCGTTGTATCTAAAACAATCCGTAGTATGGTCATTAACCATACCTATAGCTTGCATGTATGCATAAATAACAGTAGAACCTACAAACTTAAAACCTCTCTTTTTTAAATCTTTAGAAATTTTATCGGATAAGTTAGTAGTAGCGGGTACTTCTTCTCTTTTATGATATGTGTTTTTAATAGGTTTTCCTTTTACAAACGCCCAAATGTATTTAGAAAAAGAACCATATTCTTCTTGAATTTTTATAAAATATTGAGCATTGGTAATAGCGGCTTTAATTTTTAATTTATTCCTAATAATTCCTTTGTTCTCTATTAGCTCGTTAAATTTATCTTCTGAATAGTTAGCAATTTTATGGTAATTAAAATTGTCAAAAGCATGTCTAAAATTTTCTCTTTTCTTTAAAACAGTAATCCAGCTTAAACCAGCCTGAAATGTTTCTAGAACTAAAAATTCAAATAATTCATCATCATCATATACAGGAACTCCCCATTCAGTATCATGATATTCTATGTATAAAGGATCATTGGTAACCCAAAGGCATCTTTTTTTCATAGTGGTTTGTAGGTTTAGGAATTGTTAAAGAAGTTAAAAATAGATAAAAAATGGGATTTTTTTCGCATTTTTATATGATTAAATATTGTTGATTATGAAAATTTTAAGATATATACCAATAACTATCATTTTCAGTTTTTTAATTTATGCTTCCTGTTCTACTCCCATAAAAAAAAATAAAGAAATAAAAGAAGAACCTGTAGTAATTGCTAATGATAGTCTAGAATATGAAATTATTATTATAGATCCTGGTTTTACTGTTTATCTAAACACGGTTGCAAGACCTTCTGGATTTTACTCACAAAATTATTTGGAAATGAAAAATAGACTTTATGTGTTTGAATGGAATCAGCGTGTAAGGAATCCAAGTGTTTTTAACCCTAATGTTTATGAAAACCTTATAGACTATCAACCACATATTGATTATGGGTATGATGTAAATTATAAATTGTTTAATTATTTTGAGTTTGCACAGCAAAAATATAGCATGCGATTACGATAGTTAAACTTCTATCAAAAACGTATATTTGCCATTAATTTTAACAACTTACCATGAAGTTTTTACAAAATTTATTGGCCTCAATTTTAGGTTTTTTTATAGCACTTTTTTTAATATTTATCTTTTTTGCTTTAGTTGCTTCATTAGTTGGTGGAGGAAGTAAAGTTATTGTTGAACCTAACTCCATTTTAGAGTTAGATTTAACCACTTCTATAAAAGATTATGCGCCAAAAGATGAAAGTCCGTTAGCTCAAGCTTTAGAATTGACAAATAATAAATTATCATTAGATCAAATAATGAATGCTATTGATAATGCAAAAGAAGATGAAAACATAAAAGGAATAAGTGTTAAAACCTTGTATGTAAATGCTGGTATGGCACAAACACAAGCTTTGAGAAATAAATTAGAAGAATTTAAAGAAAGCGGGAAGTTTGTGTATGCTTATGGCGATTTTTTTGATCAAAAGAATTACTATTTAAGCTCTGTAGCAGATAGTGTTTTTATGAACCCATTGGGAGCTATAGATTTTAAAGGATTGAATGCAGAGATATTATACTATAAAGATTTTGAAGATAAATTAGGGGTAAAGATGGAAGTAATACGCCATGGAAAGTATAAGAGTGCTGTTGAACCTTATTTATCAAATAAAATGAGTGACGCCAATAGAGAACAAACATTATCTTTTTTAAACTCTATTTGGTCTGAAATTACTGATGATATAAGTATAAATAGAAGTATTTCTGTTACTAAGTTAAATGAAATAGCAGACAATTCAAATGGAAGAAATGCAGAATTAGCAGTAAAGAATAATTTAATTGATGGAAGTATTTATGAAGATGAATATGAAGTTAAATTAGGTAAGCAAGTTAACAAGGATTTTGATATGGTTACTATAGAAGATTATATAGCTTCAGGCAAAGGAAGAAAAAGTAGTTTATCCAAAAACAAAATTGCTGTTATTTATGCTCAAGGGCAAATATTTTATGGAGAAGGAACCGATAATATAATAGGACAAGGAATTATTAATAGAGCTATACGAAAAGCTAAAAAAAATAAAAGTGTAAAGGCAATAGTGTTACGAGTAAATTCCCCAGGAGGAAGTGCTTTAGCTTCCGAATTAATATGGAGAGAATTACAATTAGCAAAAGAAGAAAAACCATTAGTTGTATCTATGGGAAATGTAGCTGCATCTGGAGGGTATTATATTGCTAGTATAGCAGATAAAATAATAGCAGAACCTACAACTATAACTGGATCTATTGGAGTTTTTGGAACGGTTCCTAATGTTAGTAAACTAGCCGATAAGATTGGGATTAATGCAGAGCAAGTATCTACAAATGAAAGCGCAAATTATAGTTTATATGAGCCAATGAATAAAAAGTTTTATGAGGTTACAAAAGAAGGTGTAGAACAAGTGTATACAACTTTTTTAGAAAGAGTAGCAGATGGACGAAACATGACATTAGAAGAGGCTGATGAAGTTGCGCAAGGTAGAGTGTGGACCGGAAAAGAGGCTTTAGAAAATGGTTTAGTGGATTCTTTAGGAAGCTTAGAGGATGCTATTAATATAGCTGCTGACTTAGCAGAAATTGAAGACTACAGAATAAGAAGTTATCCCAATTATAAAAAAGATTTGAAAGAAACTCTGAAATTATCACCTTTTTCAAAAACAACTAAAGAAGAAATGGTAAAAGAGGTGTTGGGAGATGAAAGTTATGAAATGTATAAAGTAATATCTCAATTTAAAAACTTAAAAGGAATTCAAGCAAGAATGCCTTATGTGTTTGAAATAAAATAGATTTAAATATACCTATAGGTAAAAAGCCATGTTAACTTAGTCAACATGGCTTTTTTATATTACTTAATACTACTTCTGTTTATTCATAATAAGAAAATGAAACTTCACCTTTTTGAACTTCTCGTTTATTAATTGAAGTGATTATTGCTTTTGTAGGATAATTACTAGCATCATAAGTATATGCAATGTTTATGGTTTCTACTATTTCTCCTAAATCGTCTTTATAGATTATTTTTGATGGGTTATTCATAGGAAATAAAGCACGAGCTTTTATAATTTCAGTAGCTTGCATGTTTACACCTATATTTAAATCTACTAAATCTAAAACATCAATAATTCCTGCAGCTTCTAGTGTGTAGAAAAATAAGTTAGGAGCATTATCATAACTAACTTCAGCAGTATAATCTTTAACTACTTGAATATATGTTCCATTTTGATACTCATATTCTTTTTGATGAAAGATTATTTTAGAAGGATTTTTGTTAGTATCATATTCTAATACAGTACCTTCTTTAAAAGCTTTATATGGAGATTGATAAAGTTCTTCTAAATTTAGGTTTTCGTTAACATCATTTCCTTTAACGTTAATTAAGCTACCATTGTTGTCATAATCTAAGGATGAAGTTCTACTACCGTCAGCAGCAATAACTTTTTCTAGTTTTAGTTCACTGTCATAGATAAAATCTGTAGAAGCTTTTTTAGAAGTGTCGTTGGAATAATTGGCAGAGATGTTTTTCAAGCGCTTTTTAGCGGCATCTAGATGTTGTTCATTAAAATCTTCAGTTGCACTGTTACTACAACTAGTTGCCATAGATAATCCTAATCCAATAGCAGCTAAATACTTTAGTTTTTTCATAATTAATAAATATTAAATTGATTTATAGCAGCGCAAATGTAAAAAATAAAAAGAAAAAGCTCGCAATAGTTGCGAGCTTTTAAGTTATCTTATTGTTAAGGTATTTTACATCATACCTGGCATTCCACCACCCATAGGAGGCATTCCACCACCAGCAGGAGTATCTTCCTTAATATCTACTAAAGCACATTCAGTAGTTAAAATCATTCCAGATACAGAAGCTGCATTTTCTAAAGCAACACGAGTAACTTTCTTAGGATCAATAATACCAGCTTCTAACATATTTACATATTGCTCAGATTTAGCATCGTAACCAAAGTCCTTATCACCTTCTAAAACTTTATTAATAACTACAGATCCTTCTCCACCTGCATTTTCAACAATAGTTCTTAAAGGAGATTCAATAGCTTTGTTTACTATTTGAATACCTGTAGTTTCGTCTAAGTTATCACTTGTTAATGTTTCTAATACTTTTTTAGCTCTAACTAAAGCAACACCACCACCGGCAACAATTCCTTCTTCTACTGCAGCTCTAGTAGCATGTAAAGCATCATCAACTCTATCTTTCTTTTCTTTCATTTCAACTTCAGAAGCAGCACCTACGTATAATACAGCTACACCACCAGCTAATTTAGCTAAGCGCTCTTGTAACTTTTCACGATCGTAATCAGAAGTAGTCGTTTCAATCTGCGCTTTAATTTGGTTTACGCGAGCTTTAATTTGAGCTTCGTCTCCAGCACCATTAACAATAGTTGTATTGTCTTTGTCAATAGTAACAGTTTCAGCAGTTCCTAATAAATCTAAAGTAGCATTTTCTAAAGAGAAGCCTCTTTCTTCAGAAATAACAGTTCCACCAGTTAAAATAGCAATGTCTTCTAACATTGCTTTTCTACGGTCACCAAAACCAGGAGCTTTTACAGCAGCAATTTTTAAACCACCTCTTAATTTATTAACTACTAAAGTAGCTAAAGCTTGCCCATCAACATCTTCAGCAATAATTAATAAAGGCTTTCCTGATTGTGCTACAGGTTCTAATATTGGAAGAATTTCTTGTAAGTTAGAAATCTTTTTATCAAATAATAAAATATAAGGATTATCTAAATCAGCAATCATCTTGTCAGCATCTGTAACAAAGTAAGGAGATAAATATCCTCTGTCAAACTGCATACCTTCAACAACGTCTACATAAGTATCTGTTCCTTTAGCTTCTTCAACAGTTATAACACCTTCTTTACCAACTTTACCAAAAGCCTCAGAAATTAAGTTACCAATAAAAGCATCATTATTAGCAGATATAGAAGCTACTTGTTGTATTTTTTCAGAAGAATCACCTACCTCTTTAGCTTGTTTAGCTAAATCGTTAGTAATAGCTTTTACTGCTTTATCAATACCGCGCTTTAAATCCATTGGGTTCGCTCCAGCAGCCACATTTTTTAATCCTTCTTTAACAATAGCTTGTGCAAGAACAGTAGCTGTTGTTGTACCATCACCAGCTAGGTCATTTGTTTTAGAAGCAACTTCTTTTACCATTTGCGCTCCCATATCTTCTAGAGCGTCTTCTAACTCAACTTCTTTAGCTACAGAAACACCATCTTTAGTTACATGTGGAGCTCCAAAAGATTTAGAGATAATTACATTTCTTCCTTTTGGACCTAGAGTTACTTTTACTGCATTTGCTAATGCGTCAACACCGCGTTTTAAGCCTTCACGTGCATCAACATCAAATTTTATATCCTTTGCCATTTTTGTTTTAAATTTTAATCAATAATAAAATTATTGAAATGTTTTAATTAGTTTGTTTAAGTTCTACAATGTAAAAGTGTAGATTTAGATAATAGCGAAAATATCGCTTTCTCTCATTATTAAATAATCTTTCCCTTCAAATTTTAGTTCCGTTCCAGCATACTTTCCGTATAAAACAGTATCCCCAACTTTTACAGTTAAAGGCTCATCTTTAGTTCCTGTACCTACAGCAACAATAGTCCCTTTTTGAGGTTTTTCCTTTGCATTATCAGGTATAATAATTCCCGATGCTGTAGTAGTTTCTGCTGCAGCTGGTTCTACAAGAACTCTATCTGCTAAAGGTTTTATGTTTAATCCCATTTTATATATAAATTATGATTAAGTTTTATTTTTTATTTATGACAGTTGTTGGACAGAAATTATGCCAATGAAAAATTGCTGACATTTTTTCTAAAGTGCCCAAAAATGAAGTAAAAAAAATGCCAACGAATGACACGTTGACATTTAAATTATTTTATGAAATTAGACAGAATTACTTTACGCTATCTTTAGTTCCAGAAGCTGGAGTAGTTTCAGCAGGAGCAGTTGTTGTTTCAACTCCATCTAAAGTATTGTCTAAATCTGGAGCACCAGCTGCATTACCTCTTGGAATAGCAAAATTAGCTAACAAGATTAAAGCAAACATAGCAATAGCTAATGTCCATGTAGTTTTATCTAAAAAGGTATTAGTGTTTTGAACACCACCAATATTTTGACCGCCTCCACCAAATGATGAAGATAAACCTCCACCTTTAGGGTTTTGTACCATTACAATTAATATTAAAGCTATTGCAACTATCAAAATTAAAACTAAAAGTAAAGTGTATGTAGTCATTATTTATTGTTTTGTAAAATTTTAATTCTTTTAATTTGGTCTGCAAAGAAACCACTTTTTTCTGGATATTTCAAACTTAATATTTTATATGCTTGAATAGCACTATCATATTTTTTTTGAGCAAGGTAAACTTTAGCCAATGTTTCAGTCATTAATTGGGCATTTTGCTGACTTTCTGTAACCTTAAAGTCACTACTAGAATTTTTATTAGGTCGTGAAATTTTAGGGTTATTAGTTATAAAACGATTAATAATATCGTCTTTTTCGTTTTTGTTACTCTGAACGTTTTCATCTTTAACTGATTGTTCATCTCTAATTATAGGTGTTTTTGAAGATAATTCCAGCCATTTGTTAAATGAAAAAGCTTCACTTTTGGTAAACGCTAAAGGTTGCCCAATATTTAATTCTTCTTCAATTTTTTTTATTTCCTTTTCTTTTTTACTAGCAATAAAGTTATTTAAGCTAAATTTTGATTTGTCCTTCTTTTTATTTTTTTCATGTTTTAGAGAAGAAATAAAATCTAATAATACAGACCTATCTGTAGTATAGGCAGCTGTAATTTTTAGCTCATTATTGTATTTATAGTTGCCTAAGTCTTTTAATTTTTTTAGATAAATAGTTCTAGCAGATTGAAAATAAGGGTATTTGTCAATAATTGACTTTAATTGGTCAATATTCCCAATATCTTTATTTTCTGGGTTTATTAAAGCTTGTATGTATTGATTGGTGGTCATTTGTTTACCACTTCGCTACAGAAGCATTAAAAATATCTTGATTAATACGCTCTAAAATTTCATCTAAAGCACTTTCTAAAACGGAACCAGTTAATTGTTGACTAGCTCCATAATCATAGTAGAATGAAAATTGTTTCTCAAAACTATCTTTCTCTTCTAAATTATTTGTAAACCTAACATTTACAGATATTGTAAGCCTATTTTGGGCAGCTGTTTGATTAGCAGTAGCACTCATAGGTGTAATTCTATAGTCTACTATTTCACCATCAAAATGTAGGTCTCCACCAGTTCTAACTAAAGTTAAATTTGTTTGACGAGTAAATAAGTCTTGTAGGTCTTGTGTAAATCTTTGACTAAGTGTTGGCTCTATAATAGGTGCTTGGTTTGGGAAAAAGTCAATTTGAATCGTTTTAGCATTTCCAGTATTACCACCAGTGAAAGAATACGCTCCACAACCAATAAAGCTTAGTATGGTAATAGAGAACAATATGTAAAAAAATCTTTTCATTTAAAGTTTACTTATTTTGTCAAATATATTCAAAACAACAGTTAAATAAATTATAAATCGTATTGCTTAATTTTTCTGTATAAAGTTCTTTCAGAAATTCCAAGTTCTTTTGCAGCAAGCTTACGTTTTCCGTTGTTTTTTTCTAATGATTTTCTAATCATTTCAACCTCCTTTTCTTGTAATGATAGGTTTTCATCTTCTTCAATAGTTTCAACAAATTCATAATTGTTAGAAGATGGATTTTGAGGTATTTGAACAACTTCAACTTTAGGTGTTTCTATTTGTTGCTCTTGATAAATTCTCTCTATTAAAGTATGATTGTCTTCTTGAACCTGTTGTGTGTTTCCATCTTTAAGAAGATCAAGAGTTAATTTCTTTAAATCATTAATGTCATTTCGCATATCGAACAAGATTTTATACATAATATCACGTTCGTTGGCAAAATCACCATTACTATTATTGGTATCTTTAATTACAGCTGGAAGATTCCCTTGAATATTTGGTAGATATTGAGCTAACTTTTCTGGAGTAATAACTCTATTTTCTTCTACAACAGATATTTGTTCGGCAATATTTCTTAATTGTCTAATATTTCCAGGAAAGTTATAATTAAGTAATAATTTCACTGCATTTTCATCTAATCGAATAGTAGGCATGCGATATTTTTGAGCGAAATCAGCTGCAAATTTTCTGAATAAAAGATGAATATCATCACCTCTTTGCCTTAATGGAGGAAGAGGGATTTCAATAGTACTTAATCTATAATATAAATCTTCTCTGAATTTTTCTTTAGCAATAGCTTCATGCATATTAACATTAGTTGCAGCAACAATACGCACATTCGTCTTTTGTACTTGAGAAGATCCTACTTTTATAAACTCTCCATTTTCCAACACTCTAAGTAAACGAACTTGAGTTGTTAAGGGCAACTCACCAACTTCATCTAAAAATATTGTGCCACCATCTGCTACTTCAAAATATCCTTTTCTAGCTTGAGTTGCACCAGTAAAAGCACCCTTTTCATGTCCAAAAAGTTCGCTGTCAATAGTTCCTTCAGGAATTGCTCCGCAGTTAACAGCTATGTATTTAGCATGTTTTCTGTGTGATAATTGATGAATAATTTTAGGAATACTTTCTTTACCTACACCACTTTCTCCAACTACTAATACAGAAATATCGGTAGGGGCTACTCTAATAGCTTTTTCAATGGCTCTATTAAGTAACAGATCATTTCCAATAATTCCAAAACGTTGTTTTATGGCTTGTAAGTTTTCCATGTATGAAAGTGTTTGCTTTTTAATTATTGTCAGAGTACCCAACAGCAGTACCTTTTAATGTAGTTGAAGTACAATCTTCTATTTTTACATTAACAAAGTCTCCCATTTTATAGCTTTCTTTAGGAAAAACTACTACTGTATTTTGAGTATTACGACCTTTCCATTCGTTTTGGTTTTTCTTAGAAGTACCTTCAATTAAAACCTCTTGGATCTTACCAACTTGTTCTTTAGCTCTAAATAAACTATGTTCTTGTTGTAAGTTTATAATTTCTTGTAAACGACGTTTTTTTATAGCTAAAGGTATATCATCTTCCATTTTTTTAGCAGCCAAAGTACCAGGGCGTTCAGAATAAGCAAACATAAAACCAAAACTATATTTAACCTTTTCCATTAAATCAAGGGTGTCTTTATGATCTTCTTCTGTTTCTCCACAGAACCCAGCTATCATATCTTGACTTAAATGCATTTCAGGAATAATTTTATAAATATTCTCTACTAATTCAAGATATTCTTCTCTTGTATGCAAACGATTCATAGCTTTAAGCATAGCGTTACTTCCACTTTGAATAGGTAAATGAATGTATTTACAAATATTTCTATGCTTAGCCATTACATGAATAACATCTAGCGTCATATCTTGTGGATTAGAAGTTGAAAATCTAAAACGCATTTTAGGAAATTCAGTAGCACACATATCTAAAAGTTGTGCAAAATCTACAGCGGTAGCTTTCGCCATTTCAGATGCATTTTTAAAATCCTTTTTTAAACCACCACCATACCATAAATAGGAATCAACATTCTGACCTAATAAAGTAATTTCTTTATAGTTTTTGTCATGCATTGAGCGAACTTCCTCTATAATACTTTTAGGATCACGGCTACGTTCACGTCCTCTTGTAAATGGTACTACACAAAAAGTACACATGTTATCACAACCACGAGTAATAGAGACAAAGGCAGAAACACCATTAGAGTTTAATCTTACAGGTGAAACATCAGCGTACGTTTCTTCTTTAGAAAGAATAACATTTACAGCATCTCTTCCTGCTTCAACTTCTTCTACAAGATTAGGTAAGTCTCTATAAGCATCTGGTCCAACAACTAAATCAACAATTTTTTCTTCCTCTAAAAATTTAGCTTTTAAACGTTCAGCCATGCAACCTAAAACACCTACTTTCATTTTAGGATTGTGTTTTTTAGCATGGTTGTATTTTTGCAGCCTGTTTCTAACAGTTTGTTCTGCTTTTTCACGAATTGAACAAGTGTTGACTAAAACTAAATCTGCTTCATTAATG encodes the following:
- a CDS encoding ion channel; this encodes MAKKAKDPGFGYKSHKNIRGMINRDGSSNVIHVNKRFNIDDLYTYFINLSWYRFFFFVFLGYVLLNILFGFIYTLIGIEEITPSKGNFFDDFLNGFFFSAQTLTTVGYGGIAPQGISANIIAAFEALIGLLCFSFITGLLYGRFSKPKAAIRFSSNLILRDFKEGQAIMFRLMNNRKTVMIEPEITVTLSVNEKDETGNYNRNYYRLNLERDKIMYLPTVWTIVHEIDDKSPLSKYSALEIQDLDAKIYILLKYHEESFGQTVYQASSYDFSEMQANVKFSPSSTFNKDGFTVLDHTTLSNVEKMS
- a CDS encoding dipeptidyl-peptidase 3 family protein, which translates into the protein MNLKHALCIVASAGILTSCRVDTKKEATVTEKKTTQKEFSYVVEQFADIKVLRYQIPGFNELSLKEKKLVYYLTQAGLSGRDIMWDQNYRHNLEIRKALENINTNFSGDKNTNEYLAFTTYLKRVWFSNGIHHHYSNDKIKPEFTKEYLEGLLKQTSTELSPAALEVIFNDKDAKKVNKKAGVDNVLASAVNFYGPDITSKDVENFYAKAYKGPEGKPVEAGLNSKLVRENGQLVEKVWKSGGMYGQAIDKIIFWLEKAKEVAENEAQAKTLGLLIDYYKTGSLDTWDAYAISWVTSTKGNIDWINGFIEVYNDPKGYRGSYETIVQIKDFDMSKKMKVLSDNAQWFEDNSPLDSAHKKQNVVGVSYKTVNVAGEAGDASPSTPIGVNLPNNNWIRQQHGSKSVSLGNIIGAYNNAGGTGRLKEFAYDAEEIDLEIKYGKLADKLHTALHEVIGHASGQINKGIGQPKETLKNYASTMEEGRADLVGLYYLMDPKLQELGLVDNWQKVGEAAYDGYIRNGLMTQLIRINLGDDIEEDHMVNRQWVSSWSFEQGKKENVIEKVTKDGKTYYNVNDYGKLREIFGRLLKETQRIKSEGDFEAAKALVEGYGVKVDQQLHKEVLERNSQFKSAPYSGFVNPVLTPVKDENGTITNIKIVQPNTFEEQMYFYSKNYSFLPIKN
- a CDS encoding DNA-3-methyladenine glycosylase I encodes the protein MKKRCLWVTNDPLYIEYHDTEWGVPVYDDDELFEFLVLETFQAGLSWITVLKKRENFRHAFDNFNYHKIANYSEDKFNELIENKGIIRNKLKIKAAITNAQYFIKIQEEYGSFSKYIWAFVKGKPIKNTYHKREEVPATTNLSDKISKDLKKRGFKFVGSTVIYAYMQAIGMVNDHTTDCFRYNEV
- a CDS encoding DUF6146 family protein, whose translation is MKILRYIPITIIFSFLIYASCSTPIKKNKEIKEEPVVIANDSLEYEIIIIDPGFTVYLNTVARPSGFYSQNYLEMKNRLYVFEWNQRVRNPSVFNPNVYENLIDYQPHIDYGYDVNYKLFNYFEFAQQKYSMRLR
- the sppA gene encoding signal peptide peptidase SppA, with amino-acid sequence MKFLQNLLASILGFFIALFLIFIFFALVASLVGGGSKVIVEPNSILELDLTTSIKDYAPKDESPLAQALELTNNKLSLDQIMNAIDNAKEDENIKGISVKTLYVNAGMAQTQALRNKLEEFKESGKFVYAYGDFFDQKNYYLSSVADSVFMNPLGAIDFKGLNAEILYYKDFEDKLGVKMEVIRHGKYKSAVEPYLSNKMSDANREQTLSFLNSIWSEITDDISINRSISVTKLNEIADNSNGRNAELAVKNNLIDGSIYEDEYEVKLGKQVNKDFDMVTIEDYIASGKGRKSSLSKNKIAVIYAQGQIFYGEGTDNIIGQGIINRAIRKAKKNKSVKAIVLRVNSPGGSALASELIWRELQLAKEEKPLVVSMGNVAASGGYYIASIADKIIAEPTTITGSIGVFGTVPNVSKLADKIGINAEQVSTNESANYSLYEPMNKKFYEVTKEGVEQVYTTFLERVADGRNMTLEEADEVAQGRVWTGKEALENGLVDSLGSLEDAINIAADLAEIEDYRIRSYPNYKKDLKETLKLSPFSKTTKEEMVKEVLGDESYEMYKVISQFKNLKGIQARMPYVFEIK